The following proteins are co-located in the Mesorhizobium sp. M1E.F.Ca.ET.045.02.1.1 genome:
- a CDS encoding DNA polymerase IV, translating into MFAAMAAPVNNPEHGFCRDCLALQRSEARRCERCGSPRLVRHPELYRLHIAHIDCDAFYAAIEKRDNPALKDKPVIVGGGRRGVVSTACYIARIQGVRSAMPMFKALEACPDAVVIPPNMEKYVQVGREVRALMQALTPLVKPLSIDEAFLDLAGTERLHGMPPALVLARFAQTIEKELGITVSAGLSYCKFLAKIASDFRKPRGFSVIGEAEAPSFLAGQPVTLIWGVGKALAATLERDGIRTIAQLQRMERGELMRRYGVMGDRLYRLSRGEDDRRVDPDGDAKSVSAETTFDTDIASLAELVPVLRGLSEKVSARLKKSGIAGRTVVLKLKTQDFKLRTRNRQLGDPTRLADRIFQTGLDLLRREADGTKFRLLGIGVSDLSDDGKADPPDLVDIQSRKRALAETAIDELRDKFGRKAVETGYTFGKGRGASPPEPIEE; encoded by the coding sequence ATGTTCGCAGCGATGGCGGCTCCTGTCAACAATCCCGAACACGGTTTTTGCCGCGACTGTCTGGCGCTGCAGCGCAGCGAGGCGCGCCGTTGCGAGCGTTGCGGCAGTCCGCGCCTCGTCCGTCATCCCGAGCTCTACCGGCTGCACATCGCCCATATCGACTGTGACGCCTTCTACGCGGCGATCGAAAAGCGCGACAATCCGGCGCTGAAGGACAAGCCGGTGATCGTCGGTGGCGGCCGGCGCGGCGTCGTCTCCACCGCCTGCTACATCGCCCGCATCCAGGGCGTGCGCTCGGCCATGCCGATGTTCAAGGCGCTCGAAGCCTGCCCGGACGCTGTGGTCATTCCCCCCAACATGGAGAAATATGTTCAGGTCGGCCGCGAGGTGCGCGCGCTGATGCAGGCGCTGACGCCGCTCGTCAAGCCGCTTTCGATCGACGAGGCGTTTCTCGACCTGGCCGGCACCGAGCGCCTGCACGGCATGCCGCCGGCGCTTGTGCTGGCGCGCTTCGCGCAGACCATCGAAAAGGAGCTCGGCATCACCGTTTCGGCCGGCCTCTCCTACTGCAAATTTTTGGCCAAGATCGCGTCCGACTTCCGCAAGCCGCGCGGCTTTTCGGTCATCGGCGAGGCTGAGGCGCCAAGTTTCCTCGCCGGGCAGCCGGTGACGCTGATCTGGGGCGTCGGCAAGGCGCTGGCCGCAACGCTGGAGCGCGACGGCATCCGCACCATCGCCCAACTGCAGCGCATGGAGCGCGGCGAGTTGATGCGTCGTTACGGCGTCATGGGCGACCGGCTCTACCGGCTTTCGCGCGGCGAGGACGATCGTCGCGTCGACCCCGACGGCGATGCCAAGAGCGTTTCGGCCGAAACCACCTTCGACACCGATATCGCCTCCCTGGCGGAACTTGTGCCGGTATTGCGCGGCCTGTCGGAAAAAGTCTCGGCGCGGCTGAAGAAATCCGGCATTGCCGGGCGCACCGTGGTGCTGAAGCTGAAGACGCAGGATTTCAAGCTCCGCACCCGCAACCGCCAGCTCGGCGATCCGACACGGCTGGCCGACCGCATCTTTCAGACCGGGCTCGACCTGTTGCGCCGCGAGGCCGACGGCACGAAGTTCCGCCTGCTCGGCATCGGCGTCAGCGATCTCTCCGACGACGGGAAGGCCGATCCGCCCGATCTGGTCGACATCCAGTCCCGCAAGCGCGCGCTGGCCGAAACCGCCATCGACGAGCTGCGCGACAAGTTCGGCAGGAAGGCCGTGGAGACCGGCTACACGTTCGGCAAGGGCCGCGGCGCCAGCCCGCCCGAGCCGATCGAGGAATGA
- a CDS encoding GNAT family N-acetyltransferase yields MSTTIVPLTPERWVDFEDLFGKQGACYGCWCTHFRLTPAERRASDRERNKDHIKARIEAGPPPGLLAFEEGKAVGWMQIGPRADVPEWNNQGRGSAPIDPADAGDASVWAISCFFIRVKARGRGITHRLVDGGIAFARDNGARLLEACPIDLSRDSRSIGLFVGSSRVFEKAGFERLVERKPGRPLMRLVL; encoded by the coding sequence ATGAGCACGACCATAGTACCGCTGACACCAGAGCGTTGGGTCGACTTCGAGGACCTGTTCGGCAAGCAAGGCGCCTGTTACGGCTGCTGGTGCACGCATTTCCGGCTGACGCCGGCGGAGCGCCGCGCGAGCGACCGCGAGCGCAACAAGGATCACATCAAGGCGCGCATCGAAGCCGGCCCGCCGCCGGGACTTCTGGCTTTCGAGGAGGGCAAGGCCGTCGGCTGGATGCAGATCGGTCCGCGCGCCGACGTGCCCGAGTGGAACAATCAGGGCAGGGGTTCGGCGCCGATCGATCCGGCCGACGCCGGCGACGCGAGCGTCTGGGCGATCTCCTGCTTCTTCATCCGCGTCAAGGCGCGGGGCAGGGGCATCACCCATCGCCTCGTCGACGGCGGCATCGCCTTTGCCCGCGACAATGGCGCCAGGCTGCTGGAAGCCTGCCCGATCGATCTCTCGCGTGACTCGCGCTCGATCGGGCTGTTCGTCGGCTCGTCACGGGTGTTCGAGAAGGCCGGTTTCGAGAGGCTTGTGGAGCGCAAGCCCGGCCGGCCGCTGATGCGGCTGGTGCTTTAG